The Brachionichthys hirsutus isolate HB-005 chromosome 1, CSIRO-AGI_Bhir_v1, whole genome shotgun sequence genome has a window encoding:
- the gatm gene encoding glycine amidinotransferase, mitochondrial has translation MLRVRCLRGGSRGAEAAHLIGAMLGRAVTGRTQKLFQSTSSAAAAQAQHVVLEEHVTKPTEQQCPVSSYNEWDPLEEVIVGRAENARVPAFTVEVKANTYEKYWPFYHKYGGHSFPEDHLTKAVGEIEEMCNILRQEGVTVRRPEVTDWSKDYKTPDFASSGMYAAMPRDILLVVGNEIIEAPMAWRSRFFEYRAYRPLIKEYFRKGAKWTTAPKPTMANELYDQEYPIRTVEDRHRLAAQGKFVTTEYEPCFDAADFIRAGRDIFVQRSQVTNYMGIEWMRRHLAPDYKIHIVSFKDPNPMHIDATFNIIGPGLVLSNPDRPCQQIDMFKKAGWTVVKPPTPLIPDDHPLWMSSKWLSMNVLMLDEKRVMVDANETTIQKMFENLGIKTIKVNIRHANSLGGGFHCWTTDVRRRGALQSYFY, from the exons CTTGGCCGGGCAGTGACTGGACGGACCCAGAAGCTCTTCCAGAGCACCTcaagtgctgcagctgcacaggCGCAGCATGTGGTCTTAGAGGAACATGTTACTAAACCCACAGAGCAACAATGCCCTGTTTCCAGCTACAATGAATGGGACCCTCTGGAAGAGGTGATAGTGGGCCGTGCTGAAAACGCCCGTGTTCCTGCCTTCACTGTGGAAGTGAAA GCCAACACATATGAGAAGTACTGGCCCTTCTATCATAAATATGGGGGCCACTCTTTTCCCGAGGACCACTTAACGAAAGCCGTTGGCGAGATTGAGGAAATGTGCAATATTCTGCGCCAAGAGGGCGTCACTGTGAGAAGGCCAGAAGTCACCGACTGGTCAAAGGACTACAAAACTCCAGACTTCGCTTCATCAG GCATGTACGCTGCCATGCCGAGAGACATCCTTCTTGTTGTGGGAAATGAGATTATCGAAGCTCCTATGGCATGGAGGTCTCGCTTCTTTGAGTACCGAGCTTACAGACCTCTGATCAAGGAGTACTTCAGAAAAGGTGCTAAATGGACCACTGCTCCTAAACCTACCATGGCCAATGAGCTGTATGATCAG GAATATCCGATACGAACAGTGGAGGACAGGCACCGGCTGGCTGCCCAGGGGAAGTTTGTGACCACGGAATACGAACCCTGCTTTGATGCTGCCGATTTCATCCGAGCCGGGAGGGATATATTTGTCCAGAGGAGTCAG gTTACAAATTACATGGGAATCGAATGGATGCGTCGTCATCTGGCCCCCGACTACAAGATCCACATAGTCTCATTCAAGGATCCCAACCCCATGCACATTGATGCCACTTTTAACATCATCGGGCCAGGACTGGTGCTGTCAAACCCTGACCGCCCCTGTCAGCAG ATTGACATGTTCAAAAAAGCGGGCTGGACTGTTGTGAAGCCTCCAACACCTCTGATTCCTGATG ACCACCCCCTGTGGATGTCCTCCAAATGGTTATCCATGAACGTCCTGATGTTGGATGAGAAGCGCGTTATGGTTGATGCCAATGAAACCACCATtcaaaaaatgtttgaaaatctTG GTATCAAAACCATAAAGGTGAACATTCGCCACGCCAATTCCCTGGGTGGCGGCTTCCACTGCTGGACAACTGATGTCCGCCGCCGTGGTGCCTTGCAGTCCTACTTCTATTAG